CTATATCAAGTTTTCCAGGcctacaattctatgattctgttttctattttggacagtctcaatttatttttttttttgatgactACAGACAGGTATTAGTAGTATCTTGGAAGAGGAGGTTATTATGAGTTACTGGGTAGTGTTCATCTGAGGTCTGATTTTATTTCGTGGCAAGATTAGATCTGTAGCAGGACTTAATAGatccatttactttttttttttttcctacaaaatgcATTCCCTTATAATGAAATCGTGGAGGAGGTTTTAGAGGGGTCATGTTAATGACTGAttttgaaagtggttttgttttgcttttttgttcctCATTTAGATACAGTGAAGGTGAGATAAGGTTTAACTTGATGGCTATTGTATCTGACAGAAAGATGATATATGAGCAGAGGATTGCAGAATTACAGCAGCAACTTGCAGAGGTAGGCCATTTTAAGTTATTGGAGTAGTTCTCGTAATAGTTCTGTGTCCGCACTTTATTATTCACCTCCTTCTTTACTTGCTCCAAATAAAGTATCACTaataaaagcacagcactaggaaaaaaaaaaacccaaaacacagagcagtgcttTGTGGACCACTGATGTGGCTCTGGTTAGTTCTGAGAGCTAATTTGAGCTCTTAGTACAGTATGACCATGTCATTGTGGCTCTCTGTCTTGACTAATTTGCCATGGTAGTGGAACTATTCTTTTCCTAGTTCCTGAGCTAATCTGCTTATAACTAACTGTGGAAATTCCTTGAATGTTTCTAATCTTTCTCTGATTAGAAATACTCTTAaggcttaattaaaaaaaaaaaaccaaacctcaacAATTGCAGAAATGTCatccatttaatatttttctgttttgtggaaGGAGGAGCCTATGGATACAGATCAAAGTAGTAATATGTTAAGTTCTATACAATCAGAAGTTGCGAAATACCAGATGTTAATTGAAGAAGAgaaccaaaaattaaaaagatataaGGTATGTAgtctctgcttttctgatgaAATTATTGGGAAAGTTGTAAGAAGAAGGTGGCCTTTATATCTATGGGAGGGTGTTGTAATTAATCTGAAGGAATTGGGTGGGAACTAGAGAGACAACACTATGTAAATTCACATTGCATTCCTGAATTTACAGGTTAATTTCCAGTTTGCTTCTTTTTAGCGTAAGGCTTACGGGTAATTTTGTAATGGTCTCTGTAGCTCCTTTTTTTCCGCTTCTTTATATCTTTCTcactttgaaatactttttaagcAGGAGTTCTAGAATTCACTAGAACCTACAAAGAAATTGGTGTGTGTGCCACAGAAAGCTGATCAGCCTGTTCTTGCTGGAGTTGCTAATTGCACTACTATATGTGTAACAGTGGTCTCTTAATaggactttttttgtttgatattAGAAGGATTTTGGCATGTTAGTTGTAACTCTTCTACAGAGCATTCATATAAGCTCTTCAGCTCTTATTGTCAGTAATGAAGAATGTTGGTACATCAGTTGATAACGAAGGCTAATTGGGAGAGTCTGTGAACTTCACACATAGATACATTCTGTGTTTGCACGTATATCTCCTAATCTGACAGATAGGTACTTGCATAGCTTTCAGTGGAGGAACTCTCCTAGGAATTGTTCTTTTGTTACAGTTTACCTGCTGTCTTTTTGTCTGTGGAAAGCAGTAAAGACACAATTGGcatgttctgtattttcccaaatacatatttcatgTGTGTACACTCAAAGCCTATCATTTTTTGAAATGACATGGTATTAATGAAAATGCAGTACTAGAAAGGTTCTTGGTTACCACGGTTGGATATAGAAAGTGGCTAGAttgaaaatgagttttaaaataaaagttgtatATATCAAaagataaatgttttcattagatcttgggttggttggttttttgggggtttttggttttggggtttttttggggttttttgttttttattttcactaaaaatgaaagaagtgtttttGCTAGTTTATGAAAGGTACAGACCATGACTTCTATAGTTGTAATGATAATTTCGAATGTCTTTCTAAAGTACTTACGTTAAGTTGTAAAGTGGTGGTGTTATCTTGTCTCTAAAGCAGTGTTCCTAAAAGTATGTGGAACTATTGTGGAAACTGCTTAAAAGATCACTTTTTTTATGTTAGGCTGTCTACGTGCGGTCTATGAAGGTCTTACCTTTCAGTTGAAAAAGCAATTTCCCACCTTTCTGAAGGATTTAATCACTGtaaaagctgcaaaatgttTAGTATAACAAAACTAGTTATGCTTTTGCATTACAGAAATCTTAAAGTCTTCTGCCTAGGCTGAGGCCACAGCTATGCAGGGGACTGTAAAAATACCTGGGTCAAACTGCAGTTtaacttgaggaaaaaaagtgaataacAGTACTTGTCAGTGTTATAGCAATGACTAAACCATATAACCTACTTAATCATTGTTTCGGCTAGTATAACGAAAGACTGTAAGGAGAATTTGTGCCTTAAGCAGTAAATTAATCTGGCATATACCTTTATCACTGTGTGCTCAGAACtttcttgctttgattttatttttagctggtTGAAATTTAAGAAAGAATTCCAGGttggggggtggaggggttGTGTGGGAGAATGGGGCAAtgacagggaagggaaaagttCCCATTTAGCCACAAAATAATCCTGTTAATgcttttaatctatttttagattgaaaatattagaagaaaacataacTACCTGCCTTTCATCATGGAATTACTAAAGACATTAGCAGAGCACCAACAGTTAATACCATTAGTAGAAAAAGTGAGTATTTCCTACCTATCAAGAAACAGTATGTTATTATAATTCTTCATACCGTCTACTTAAGATTAAAAATGCAGCCAAATATCTTGGAAGCATAAATGGCATGGGTTGGTTTATTTAAACTGCTGCATTCAGATTCATTGCTAGTTTACCTGATGATAGTCTCTTGCAGTTCTTAAGAGGCACAATTCTAACAGAGATTGGAGATTGTAGGGTCAACCAAATTTGCACTATCACACAAAGGCAAATTGTATCTCCCCTTTGATAACCTAAACAAATTTTTTCTAATGGTGATATAGGAAGAAGCATTTCAGTATCAGATAAAAGATCACATTGTACAGAAAATGCATGTATTGGGCTTTTCTACAAAGGAAGTTAAAAGTCCTATTAAAATAGTGATGTGTATCTCCAGTTAGTATGTGGTAGAGTTCCCTGTGCTATCCTGATATTCCTTTTTGAACTGAAGATTGTTTAAATCTATAGGTACACAGACATATATGCAAGGATTGATCTCTCTTCCCTACTTGGACTGTTAATACTCAGTTTTGTTGATTTATCTACCTGTCGACACTAGATGGCAACCTTTGCACAGAGGTTCTGGTAGTTTAGGTAGCCTGAAATTTgtaatcttcattttctctgttcttatGATGATTATCTGGCTTgttgttttccccttcttaagGTGTCTAGCTATTAACATTGGTTTACTATTAAAGTTTGTATTAGGCTTGTTTATTAAATCACTTTGGCAAGTTATTTAACTATATGGCTAGTCAAGTACTTGAAATGTAATAAGATTAGTGTTTGCTTGCATATCTACTCATGTGACATAGACAGTATCCCTAAATTTGAACTCGCATTGAAAAAGGATCTCTATATTATTATAATGAAAGAAGAACTAGATATTACTTAATGAGTACATTCTTTAGCTGAATTTCCTTAGGAAAGTATATTTGTAGGCCATACTTAGTAGTTTATAGGGCAGTAacttttggtttatttttttaatcttttcattcTTTCGGTTGCTTGTGAAGTTTTAATCTGGTTTCATGTTAATATGAATTAGTTATAACGCCAGCAAGCTTTTACAAGTAATTTCCAGTAGACCCAAGTGGCTGGTGATAACAGATCTTAATTCTAAATCACTGACTTAGATCTAGTTCTGTTCAATAATAAGTGGTAACAAGTAGCAGTCTGATTCAGAATGAGCAAATGATTGCATCTGAATTGTCCCCTCTTCTTGCCTAATCTTTTTTCACTAAAttaataaggaagaaaatgctcATTCCTTGTCAACTTGAACTATCTATCTATTGATACAAGTAACATGAGAATCTGTTCACAAatatcttgggtttttttccattctgctctTTTGAAAGATCTAGAAAACTAACATCTTCgttattttaatttagtctGTGATAATCAGTATTTTTGAATGCAGTGTTTTCTTGTgacacaaaatgttttcattaggaAGAGTTATTTCAAtgttaaatgaaattaatatgGAGGTATAAAAATGAAGGTTAAATTCTGTTTTAGAAACAGAGCTTTTTTCATCTCTGGTTTTCCTCTATGGAAGTTAACTAATATTAGAGTTTCTTCCTTACTATTATATTTAAAcctatgtgtatttttaaaagctttatatATGAACCTAATAGTAGGATATTTCTGAAGGGtctaaatttacatttaaaatgtctctTCCTTCAGCATATATTGTTGAATGTTCAAAAATGTAAGGAGTAGTCATTCAAAGCTCCAAAAGGTCTTTGTCTTGTCAGAGTTTAATATCATCTCCCTTTGTTTTCTAGGcgaaagaaaaacagaatgcCAAGAAAGTTCAAGAGGCCAAGTGAAGATAACTTTGCAATATACATACAATTATGTGCTTCTGAAACTATTTTCATgacaacaaataaaacttttcatAAACTTTGAATTTTGTCCAGCGCACGTTTGACAATTGTAACAGTTTGTCTTGTACTGTATGCATGGGTCTAATTTTGTTCCTTCCACCGCATCTTGTGCATGTAGTACTGCTAAATAATGTTTAGGTTCTCTTGGTCAAATTCAGTATTTAACAATCTGTCTGATTTCTGAAAGCTTGGGAAGTAGACCTGAAAATATGCAAGGAAAATCTACCCATTTTGTCCCAGTTGAGTATATGATAATGATGCAAATGCCAGAGTTGTGTAAGCATGAGCTTTCTTTGCTCATCCCTACTAACAATTATAATACTATCCAATTGTTTGGTGACATACCCtgtgtcttttgtttttatgaagtaTGTGTctaatttttttacaaaattgAAAAGTACGAATTTAGCTGTAGAAACATTTGCAAAGACCAATGTATAATCTCAAAAGTTCTGCATtgctttagaagaaaagataataaatattcccatttttattttggcaaaCTTTCTTCTGTGGTATTTTATTATTAGATAAGATGATTAGGGTATGTATTAGAGGTCATCAGCCTTGTGATTTTGATTATACGTGTTCTAAACTTGGGTTAGAAAGAAAGCATGCTATTGTCTTGGAGAGTTAAAGCTCTTGGATATAAGGTAGTACTTTTCTAGAGTACGTTAAATTTAAGTCAGTAAAGCAATGCTTTTTAATTGGCCATGGCAGGTAATTTAAtataagaaaaaacatgtattgAAGATTCTTGTGGATAACAGTGTTGTAATGGAAGACGCTTGAACTTTCTTTCATGGGCCGAAGGGAATGTCTGGAGAAGGGAGCTCACATAGTGTCCTGCCTCTTACTGCTGCTTGTATGTGAACTATGAATAGGCAAATAATTTTGGTAAGAATAGTAACAGGCCATTTGAATTACTGAAACACTGTTAAGTGTATAGTGTATATAAAATCATTTAGAAAACTTCCACTTTCTTCCTAAAAGACtcagagaagaaatagaagataaaacaagcaaaataacttTGATTATTTGGAAGATGTTTAAAACCAGTAAAAGATACGTTTCGCTTACTTTTGCCTATAGGCTTACTTCATTGAACTGCGAGGTCCTTTGATTGGTAGGCTTATGTGATGAAAGCATACTATATTTAGAGAATTTTTTTGAAACCCCAGtatgaaagaaatgctgttacCTGTTGGTGCTTCATATATGTTGCATATATATTGACAGGATAAAATTTTATCCCAAGAAGTAAAACCTATACTGTGCTCTTCTACTGCTGAAAGGATGCACTTGAGTCGTTGCTGTGGCTGGAAAGGTAAgatctgtttcagaaaagaacatGTGATCTGTGTCtatgttttataaaaaattGATCAGGTTGATGAGAACATAAGCTGTATGTGAGAGTTCCCTACTTCAGCAATTCATTGCAGCAGTTTAGGTTTAGGGGAAGGGAAAACTCTTCCTCTGTAAGAGGCCTTTCTGATCTTACCCAGACCTTTCTGAACtatactttcatttctttagaaatgaGAATAACTTGTATTGCAAGCAAGCTTTCTGGATTTGTGGAACAAGAAAAGAGGGTGGATGTGAAGATGGAACCTTAACGAACTTTGTTAGTCAAATGTGTGagtgaaaaatgtttgtttgtttgcttgtttttaaaaaagggtaCTTAACATAGAACAAACTAGCATACTTGGTTATATTTTAgaattatcttttcttttactgatcAAACGCCATATGCTCATTTTTGACCCATTTTCACCAAGTTTGTAAAACCAGTTTTCATAATGTCTATCTTGGTTTTAAAGGCAGTTTATTTGTATGTTGCCTACTTTTAGGACAGTAGTCAGTCACATAAATAGAAAGCTGTATATGTGAAtgactgtcctggttttggctgggatagggTTAATTTTCatcctagtagctggtacagtgctgtgttttgcatttaTATGAGAatagtgttgataacacactgatgttttcagttgttgctaagtagccGTAGTATACTAAGTCATGGACTTTTCAGCTTATGCCCTACCAGCCAGAAGGCTGGGAAGAGCCCAAAAAGCCAggagggacacagccaggacagctgacccaaactggccaaagggatattccgtaccatatgacatcatgctcagtatgtGAACTGGGGGAAAGGTGGCCAGGGGACTGTCTGGGCCCTGaggttgccagctggggttaaaccaaAAAAGCGATTACCAAATTAAAGGTgctaaaaaaatcaaaatagagATTTGGGCTTTAATCCGTCTTACAGTTTCAAGATACCATATTTTTCTGTACATAGACTAGTGCAAAGTTGgtcttctgatttctttcaagGGCTACTGCTTTCTGCTGGTATAAACATACGGGCAGCTGTCAGAACTGAAATTTGGGTATAATGAGAATAAACTGAAAGTTCAGGTTTTGGGAAGAATTCTGCTGTACAGCTGCTGTTTCCTGTTGCCCGAAAGAGGTCAGTGTGTCTTACTGCTAAAAGTTTATTAACGTTAAATCTCAATGTAAAACTTTAGTGTGATCTCACAGTGTTGTTCTCTGACTGCCAGTCTTAACATAGTACGTTAAAATTTGAGAGCCTTGCTGTAGCCCAATGTCTTCCTTCTCAGGGTAATGTTTTATATTATGTACatgaactattttaaaatacaaatttgatATGCAGatacaaatttaaaatacaagtttgtATGCTCAACAGTGTTTAGATTTATGAATGAATAGCTGCCCAAAGGTGTGGAAATGCGATAGTCTGGTGTTTGGCTAAGAGGgtgagaagaaagaagtgagaCATACCACAAGACTCATTGTTTGCTtcagaggaaagattttttGATTtccgcacacacacacacccccccccccaattactcaaaatttatttttgtcacaCGAAAGTCAGACAGAATGATCTTATAGCAGAAGAGTCAGTTACCCCTGAGCAGAGCAAAGTCCCAGAGGGAAGATGGGATCCAGATGGCAGTGGTGCTGGTGACACAGTCTTTTTGCTCTGTAAAAGGAGATAgggagattttaaaaattgtcaGGCATATACAATGCCTGTGGTTTTGTATCTTTAGAATAGGTCTTTATACTTGTTTATATCTGTTCATGAGAATGACTTATTCTTCTGTTTGAATTGCAACATCTAATCTTCTTAAGGAAAGAATCCTCTGCTGGCTTTCATTTAGTAGTGCAAATATGGGTTTTCTTTAAGTTCATGACATCGTTTTTAATAAATGAGTATTGCAGGGAAAATGGGTATGAAATCTGTACATATGCATATCAGCTTCTTATATGTCAAATCAAATAGATTTATTCTTATGATGCTGTAGAGGTAGAAAATGGAGGATATGAAGTCTGTGGGTATTTCTGTACAATTTATCTGAATGTAATCAATAAAAACAGActcactgcagaaaatgaatgCTTAATGACTTTCCTCTCTTagacattaaaatgaaatatgactTAAGTCAAATGTTAAGATGATagagaaatttttatttacCTGTGAAAAGATAGAGGAAAATTATtcccccaacacacacaaatatgagggaactgtaaaaaaaaaaaaaaaaaaaaaaaaaaaaatcacttgaaGATGGAAAATGTATTATACTGTATTCAGGTATTTGTACAAATTCCTCCTTTTGAATGTCTTTCCTGGAGTGTTTTCTGAAATTGACTTGAACTTGGAAAATTCCAACAAATGGTTAATGAAATTTGAAATTAGTCAGTTTCActgacagattattttttttttttttttaagctatatTTTAAGATAAATGTTCATAAATCCTTCCTATGTTTCCTCAAAACTGCAAGAAGTGatccttcttcccctcccacaACTTAACACTGGATGTGTGTTACCTTACTACCTTGCAGGGTAATGTTGAAGGTCATTGATTAGTTAACAATGGATTTATCCTTGAGTTTCCAAGTGCTATAAGTCCTTATTTTTGCAAGATATTTGGTCCTAGTGACTTAGTTAAATCTGCAGTATTAGTATACACTTAAGAGTGAATAAGAAACAGATAAAGTCTTTATTTCAGTTGCAATAGTGGTGTATATTCCAAGGGCTGACCTCTGGGCAGTGAGGTTATGACAGCTACATAAATGGAGACTAAAGTAGAAAAATACTAAGGAAAGGTGACTagattgtgtgtgtgtgtggtgtgtgtgtgtatgggacTAAGGTAAGTAGGGGGTTTTTATCCCTCAGATCTGTAAAAGTGTTTTAATAACTTCTATTGGATTTGGCAGTCTTGTCATAGCACTACATAAAATGGTTGATTATCTGCAAGTGAAGGAGCTGTTTGaagtcttcttttctttaagaagtTTAGTACAACTGACAATGTGATGATAAATTCAAGTCAGTGTTTTACCTGCAGCCAGGTAATGAAATTGTTAAGCATAGTTGCATTTGTCACTGTTAATGAAAGTTGTAAAAGTATGTTAGCTTGCATTTGTTTCTAAGGGTAAGGAAAATGTACATGAAAAATTGTTAGTTCCCATTATTCATAATAGTTAGACTATGAACCTGTGCTTTAAGAGCATTTACCATGGTTTGTGTAGTGCATCCAGCAAAGTTCGCAGGCCTGTATTTATAGATGACTGGCTGTGCTGGTTGTGAACTCTGAGATGTTCTCTCTTGTTCCCTAACCAAGTAATAGAGTTAGCacaaaaacttcaaaatacCAAAGGACCTATTGTTTTAGATTATACTCCCTTGCcagcaaaaaaaatcctgtcttttTAGCTAGTAACATAGGACTTACCGGTATGATAAGTAACAATATTTGCCTATTCAAGATGGGGATTGTTAGTATGTATATCATGTTTGTCAGACTTCAGGTGTGATCTTACAATGTGGGCGAAGTATTGTCCCTTATTCTAACATGAAAGTTTCGTGTTCACTAACTCTTACGTGGTTTCTGTGATTAGACCTGATGAGTgtcaagaaatgaaaaaattcttGTGCATCTCTGAAACTGCTCTTGTGATGGCCGAAATCTTTTCAGTTGATTATCCTGCAGCTTCCTTAAAAGTTGGCTTACTACTGGGTTTGAAGGGAAGCAGTTctacatttcagtgtttcatttcagttcagTGTTTCCAAAGCCTTGTGTGGTACTAAACCTTTCATATTTCATGTTAAGCTCAATCATGTTGTATGTATTTCTGTTGGTAAGTGGCTGATCAATCTCTTTGTaagttaaagcatgttttaGTATGGCAGTGGTAGCATCCAACCTTATTGGATTTGTAAGGCAGCTATAGGGAACATTCTGGCTTCTGTTCAACATCAAACACAATGCTTTAGATGTCTTCAGAGTTGGAAGTACTTCTTCAGTCCTGTTTTGAGAAAGCTGAAACTCTTTGTTCCATTACTCAATGAAAAGTGCTTGCTTAATCAGCCTGAATAGCTTGAAGGCAAAGAGATGTCTGGAGGAATTTGAGTTGGTGCTGAAACATATACCATTAGACCATTTTTTGAATCTTCTATATGAAGAAGTCCCTTCAAAATTCTTGGATGTCAGTAGGATGGCTAAGCTGCATCAAACTG
This genomic window from Strigops habroptila isolate Jane chromosome 8, bStrHab1.2.pri, whole genome shotgun sequence contains:
- the UCHL5 gene encoding ubiquitin carboxyl-terminal hydrolase isozyme L5 isoform X3, translating into MKGLALSNSEVIRQVHNSFARQQMFEFDAKSSAKEEDAFHFVSYVPVSGRLYELDGLREGPIDLGACNQDDWISAVRPVIEKRIQKYSEGEIRFNLMAIVSDRKMIYEQRIAELQQQLAEEEPMDTDQSSNMLSSIQSEVAKYQMLIEEENQKLKRYKIENIRRKHNYLPFIMELLKTLAEHQQLIPLVEKAKEKQNAKKVQEAK